The genomic window TAAACTACACAGTGGTTTAAGCTAACAATGTAAGAATGTTTAATGATAACATTTCActcactttgtctctttttcctttACCCCTCCTGATCCCCAGAAGAGAAATATGTGACGATACAGCCATACACCAGTCAAGGGAAGGATGAAGTCAGCTTTGAGAAAGGGGTCACCGTGGAGGTCATCCAAAAGAACCTGGAGGGCTGGTGGTTCATCAGGtgagaaaacactgatgcaTAAATGCTGCATCAGGTGACAGAGCCGCTGCTGTAAGGAGCATCAATCCCAAGTTCCCTGCAGCTAAACAAGAAAAATGGAATCTGTCTAATTCCATCCAATTTCAAAGCGAACGAGTCCTCAGAGAACACTGACATTGTTCGTAGAAGTCATTGTTTAGTGCTGTGATCAAGGCAGCGGTTTCCTGCAGCTCTCATTTGCGTAATGGTATTGAGAAGAAACCATTAACATATGGTGCTCTCCACAGAACTGGCTGTTCTGCCTGGGActtctcgtgtgtgtgtgtgtgtgtgtgtgtgtgtgtgtgcctctctaCATATTtgctcatgtgtgtgttgtttaccAAGCCAGTGTGTATTTCCTGCCAGTTGTTTGTTTCCTTGTATCCCCGGGGGCATAAGAGTGGAGCTCCACTGCACAACTGATTACTATCACATGCTGTCTCATGGCATCTCACATACACATAAGAGTATACCTGCTTATATATACACAGGCATACATACAGAGTCCCTGTTTAAGGTGTTTATGCTGGTATGATATTCATGGTATATGGCCAATATGTACTCTATAAACACACTGCCTGTTCAAACAGCTTGTTCACTTCTCTGCACTGCAATGCACGAAGAACCATTTGAGAGCACCTTGTCCAATAAGAAATAATCCTCCAGATGTACTTCTGAGTCATGTTGCTCTCAGTAGGCCTTTTTTGTACAGTGAAGTCCAAGCATGGAGCTTTTTTAGTTATGGGGACTCCTTGTGGTCACAGTTGGAGTCATGGAATGATCACATCTCCTCTGAGCAGAAAATGGCCCACCTAGAGGCAAATGACTCAGAGTTGCATTTGGAACATTACTTATTGTTTCACAAAGCACTCTAAAATGACTCATTTAGCATAACAATGAATGTTGAAATGTGGGGAAGCAGTGTCTCTTTGCATATATTATGCACTCTGTTTACTTGCCTGTGGGTACCCTCACTTCACTAGAATGAGAatagtgttgtttttctccagtACACAGGATATTACTGCGTGTATTTCATTACATACTTTCATGCAAGGTTCTACTAGGTATAGATTATGGTTCCTCCAAATTCAGTCATACTGCAGTGATTCTAATTGaggtaaatattaaaaaacagaatggtcaaaatcacacaacagaggaggagatgtccTGATTTTTAGTCCCTACATTTGCAATAGCATTATTTGGTTTAATTTGGTTTATACCCATTACTCATGCTAGCTTTAAAGCCTCATGCatcaaaatgataaattatgcTGTCTAAAACTCAAGTCCAAGATAACTCCAATGACATACTTAGGAGGAGTAAACTAAACTTTATGTTTAAAATTGGTGCAATACCCCTCTAAATGTTATTAAATATGGAAGAATTCAGCTACAATATTAATCATTTCCTCTTTATGTATTCCAGATACTTAGGGAAAGAGGGCTGGGCCCCTGCCTCATACTTGAAAAAGGTGAAAGAGGATTTTTCCCCCCGCAAGAAGACCTTGACGGGCCCTGTGGAGATCATCGGCAACATCATGGAAATCAGCAACCTACTGCAAAAGAAGTCAGTCAGCGAGAAGGACATTCAGACAGATGGGGAAGGTAGCACCACACCAGAGCGTCACATCTCCAAGAGTGAGATCAGTCTGCCAATGCCTTATAGCTCTGAAATCAATGCCGAGACAGGCAGGAGGCTGAGCGCAGGCCGAGACACCAACAGTCCATGTCTAGGAATAGCAGCAAGTGCTGCTCTAAATGAGAATAAAGGGAGAGGCGAGCCAGGGTCCCCAGCTGTTGCAAGAGTGGCACCGCATAGAGTGGAAATTGGTGAGTATTTGTGGTATTATAGTCAAGAATTTAGCTTTCTGTACTAGTGAATAATGAAGTAAATGCACTTTAGCTACAGGGAGGAGGATTTTTTTGAGACAATAAGACATGTCATTTCCCATTTGTGTAGGCTTCGATGCTGTAGGTAAGCTACATGACTGGTGTATCtaatggtggtggtgatgtaaTAATGAATcactaaacacacactaacctgtgaaatgtttgctgtgtgGATTCCCTCACATACTAAGAATGTAtgacctgtttgtgtttcctaCCTTAGATTTTACCTTTTGAAGACTGAGTTCACTGCAGTAACATTTTAatcttctgtcattttgtttatCAGGGTCTCCAAATCTGAGGCAAAAACCTCCCCCAAGGAGAGACACCAACTTGGTAAGACATTTCTGCTGCCACCTAAAAATACACAAGAGGGCATTCTTTAATGTTTCTGGAAGCATCACATGTACCCATGATTAAGAATGTTCTTGTACATTTACAAACACTGGTTTTAGCTGAAAACGTTTTCACTGAAGTATAAGTATAATAAGTAAGAACAACAACATGACAAGAAAGATAAATAATTAGCTCCCAGGTTACTGCAAGAGTTGGCATAGCAACCATTAAAAGACAGTAACAGCACAAGGTGCTGGTGTTAATCTATTATTGTACACTCTTATATATTCTATATAATATGACATTATTATCATGTGCTGTCATAAGTCATATCATGAAATAATTGACAATGTCATCTTTATTATGTCTTTAGTCTGACTCATTCATAGGTTGTAGTCAGATACAATATAATGATACCTAATTATGATGTCAGCCTTTCATATCTTTCTTCCTTTGCTGTACAGGGATTCCAGTTACCTAAGCCACCAGAGCCCCCTGCTGTGGAAGCAGAGTATTACACTATAGCAGATTTCCAGTCCTCGATCTCTGATGGCATCAGTTTCCGTGGAGGACAAAAGGCTGATGTAAGAGGCCAGATCTACATTGTTGTCACTGAGATGAGACAGTCAGGGCTCATTGAATATGTATGTCTACTGAGTGCTCCCCAGATAGACAGGAAAGCTGAGGCAATAGAGATACGACCTTGAGATTGTGAATCCATGATGATGTAGACAGAATTTGCTCTGCAGAGGCTCAGGTGAAGATAACAACATGGATTCcttcagggtttgtttttttttttagaaaagttATATTGAGCTGATACTTTTAGACAATGTGTTATCCTTCATTATTAATGGTCTctgaaagaaaatataatataatgtaatcagtttgttttattgtttgtacTGCTTTAAGTTAGGCTAAGGGTCAATTCAGCGTGTCTTTGATTATCTAATCGTCTAACACGTAATGGTAACCCTTGCCCTTGCATTTGTCCTTGtcttaaccctaacccattTCAGCGTTTAGCAGGTTGGACAAATGTgttgacaaaagaaaaaaatcttttacatGGCATTTTTATCCTTGTTGTGTAGGTGATAGAGAAGAACCCTGGAGGCTGGTGGTACGTGCAGATTGGAGAGATGGAGGGCTGGGCCCCCTGCTCCTACATTGACAAACGTAAGAAACCCAACCTCAGCCGTCGAACCAGCACCTTGACCCGGCCCAAAGTCCCGCCGCCTGCTCCGCCTGTCAAAAAACAAGACTCTGAGGAGGCTCTCCCTCCTCCTAACTCTGCCTCCAAAGTCTCAGAGCCACCCAGCAGGCCTGTGTATGAAGAACCTGAATATGATATTCCTGCAATTGGATGTGAAGGTGAGTCTGATACAGATTCCTTGAAGGATGAGCGCTCCCTGGATGTGAAGATTAGCAGCATGGTCAGTGACAAGTACCGCAGCTCCCCTCCTTCTTGCAAGGCCTCTCCTCCTGTTGGTAAGGCGTCTCCTGTGTTTACTCATCGAAGAGCCTCCTTCAGGTCTGTAGAAGAGGTTGCTAAAGAAGAGTGCATTTATGAGAACGATGGCTTCAGGTCAAGCAGCGGCATTGAAGGAACCTCAGCCAAAGGCTCCAGTGAGCCTAGTTCCCCAAGGAGTTACCACTCGTCGACAGTCCCACGAAAACCTTCCGGATCCTCACCATTAGCTGGTAGGCCCATGAAGACTATGACACCAGAGATGAATCGGAGAAGTCAGACCCTGGGCAGACACATAGATATCAGCCTCAGGTCCCAGGACAACAGCCCCCTCTCTTCATCAGATGAACTCAGTAGAGGCCCCAAAAAGGGTCCTGCCTTCACCCGGGATGTGGAACAGAGAATAGGTCAAAGCCCCTCAACTAGGCCCAAGCCTTCTGTCAGACCTAAACCACTCCTAACCAAATCAGAGCCCCAGAGTCCTGAGAGGATGGACATCAGTTCTTTGAGGCGACAGCTGAGACCTACAAGTCAGTTTCGACATGGCATCAAATCTTCTCGTGGGGATGACTCTGAAACAGCCTCTGTTATCTCATCAGAGGACTCGATGTGTTCACGTAGCACCTCAGATCTTTCCTCTGTTTACTCTAAAGGGAGCCGTGGTGACTCAGACATGGAAGGCCCTAGTCTCTACCGTTCCCTGGATGCCTACAAAAAGGTCCAGGACTCTGAGGTCAGCTTCCCGGCCGGGGTGGAGGTTGAGGTTCTGGAGAAGCAAGGCAGTGGTTGGTGGTACATCCGTTGGGGCTCAGAGGAGGGCTGGGCTCCCTCGTACTACCTGGAGCCTGTCAGACAAGTGGGTGAAGCTGGTGGGTTAGACTCAGATGGACATGGGAGCAGTGGTAGTAAGTCCAACAGCCTGGAGAAAAACGAGAAGCATGTTTTGGCCCTCAATAATATCAATATTCAGGGTCTAACCCAGCAGCATCAAGGCCTGAGAAGGAACACCCCACCAATTCCTTCCAAGCCTCCTGGTGGCTTCTCAAAGCCATCAGGGATAGTTAACGGAGGTGTACGGATGAGGAACGGGGTACGCCAGGTGGCGGTAAGGCCTCAGTCTGTTTTTGTGACCACAACACAGCCAGCCAAGGATGGCCACTACATGACAGGGTCTCTGAGGCGAAATGACTCACTTGGTAGAAGTGATCACTATGGTTCTGGTTCTGCCACTCTTGGTGTCCGCAGAAATGCCTCCTTCAGCACTGTGCGGCCACATGTAGTTGTTGAAAGTCAGACAAGGCCTGCTGAGCGTTCCAGCCTGGGGTCATCAGGGAGCACATTCAGCACAAGCAATGTCCAGGACGCCCTTAGCAGAGCTAACCAACGCAATGGTATCCCTGTGTCCACAGTGCGGCCTAAGCCCATAGAGAAGAGCCAAGTGATCCACAATAACCTTGGCAGGGATGTGTATGTGTCCATTGCCGACTATCGCGGGGATGAGGAGACTATGGGTTTCACTGAGGGCACCTGTCTGGAAGTATTGGAGAGAAACCCCAATGGATGGTGGTACTGCCAGGTGCAGGACAGCCTGCTTCCCCGCAAGGGCTGGGTCCCCTCCAACTACCTAGAGCGGAAAAAGTAGAACCGACCCCAATCCTTCCCTTACACTTCATCCCACCTCCCTCTTTTGATGTCTCCAAGGACGTGGGTGGCATCACTCCTCAAGAATGTTACCTGCAATCTCCTGTAAGCAATATGTCcttgaaaatgtacatttatgaaACAACTGTGTGTAAAAGAAAGATGTTTTAATCAGATAAGGAAAGACACTTTTAGTGCTGGTTTACTAAAATGTATACAAAGAGGAGTATAAGGAGTGTGGCTGggaatgagagacagaaatatggGATTGGTCATCCATGAGTGAGGAAATGTGAGGAGGACAGTGTCTTTGATATATGAAATGGTATGAATGGGAGTGATAACCTCTTAAAGAGGTCTGCATCATTAATACAGACGTTGAGCAGGGTAATGGCTATGCCTATTCCTGCCCATCACTGACTATGATGGCCAATAAGTGCCTTTTGTATTTGATCACCCGAATGGAGGTCCTAAATGGTAAATGGCAAAACATTACGTCAACCAAATCTCTTAAGAGTGCCATAAGCCTATGAACACCACCGAGAGTATTTCCATCACCAATTAAGAGCTACACTAGAGTTCAACAAAGTGCAAAGTTTCAGTCTAGAGTGTGCTAATTGATCCAATGCACAGATTTAAGAAACTCAATTCACTAGagaattcatttgttttaagCCACAAGTCATCAAGCAAActaaaacaacatttaagtctcattatcagtatttttatttagtttcattGTTCATGTTATATTGTCTTGTGCTGATGCAAGTCCTCCTTAGAGAATTATTTCTGCTTTCTTGTGACATCTGTTTTCCACCAAAAGCCTAGAAATGGAAGTATCAATGTCCCCGTCTTGTGTCGTGTACCATCTGACACTGGCAGTtatataatgtaaaaaaaaaaacaaacaaaaaaacaaattaaaataaattagcATAGTTTTGTCACAGACCCTCAAGCCCCCACAAATATgttaatattcatattttgaATCCTAGATCTAACTGGgacaacaaatatttaagaaaaaccTGTGAAACTTGAAAGTAACAGTTGGATATTTCAGTTTCCTGGAAAGTCAAAAGAACAACTTGTAACTTGAGTGctctccaaaacaaaaccaCCTCATATCTGGGTAGGCCCGGGTACCcttaaaagatgaaaacaattAGTTTACAATGGTTTAGGTTTACTGTAGTGTTTATAGTTCCAGGAACAATTGACtttgtatatattttgttttgtattcatATAATAATACTGCTGTTGCAGAGTTGTATTAAATAAGTACTGGAAATGTGGTGAAATAATTGAATCCCAGGGACATATTTGCATAGCATTTAGCCCAAAATGTGATCAAACCAAAGAGAAATATCATTTcattggctgtttttttttaaaaatgattttactatttattttatggTACAGATAATAGTGTATTCATCACAATAGGTTCctgaactgtaaaaaaaaacttttcctaTCAGTACCTGGAAGCACTTGATACATTTTCTCAAATATTGATCCACTGAAACTGAAGTAAACAAGTAAATTGTAATATTAGATATTGTTGTGCAGTATTGGCTTtgatatgaaagaaaaaacaacataatttattatcttgtttcAAAGTTTgggtatttttaaaaatctttgataatattaatattttaatatcatAGGAATACGACTTAGCTGCCACCTAAAATATCAAGTTAATAATTCCCCCCAACTCTGAAGATAAATTGGAGAATTCGAAGTCGCAAACTCCAACTTCAAATGGCTGATGTTCAAGACTgctgaaatacattttctaatgaacAGTCTAAACTGTTGGCATGAGGCTGAACACTAACTTTTGATTATGTTTCTGCTGGACAGTATCATATTATTAAACAAAGTACAGTACCTGCTAGATCGcagttatctttttttttttttcattttgttgtgtttgttaattttttatatTGTGATCACACAGGGACAATAATGAGGAATGAAGTTGTTCTGTTTTGTGAATTAGTGCACTTTAAAATCGTTTTTATGGTGCATTAATGTAAAGATGCAGTGAATACTCAGCATATTATTTATTGAATAGGCTTTTGTAATTATTTAAGGtctcaattgttttttttcctcacctcaAATGAGAGGTGGAACTCGTTAATGAGTTCTCTCAATGACAGGGACCATGCCAAAGTCTCTGAGTAGAATTGGAGAAATAGAGACCTCTTGTGGGAAGTCACAGGTACtacaacattattttttatcccATCCACATAAGGCTTATTTATCAGCTGTCCTACCTCAGTGCAATAAGAAATGCACTGCTGGTCAGTGAGTCTCTCCAAAAACTGTgcagaaatgtaatgttttttttctctctttttttcagtgcagctaAAATAATTTTTGTAGCACATGTTTTGTATTGGgcaataatttatttttttgaaaatttcaAAAGTTCCCTTTTTTCTCTATGCTGTGTGCTGCAACTTTAGCAAATCACGGGCACTTCCTTCATCTTTATTGTGCTTTACATAATGCCTGattttaagtatatttattATGAATATCATGGCTTGACAAATCACCCTATCACTCCTTAAAATATCACTGTATAATTTTATACAGATTAAATATTGTTGACTAATTGGTCCCCAGTCTCCCAAAATGTTGAGTCAGCAGTCAGGAAAAAAACTATTATCATCTAGTTGAGATGGAGAGatatttgtattcatttcaATATATGAAAATAAGTATctataaatagtaaaataaagaaTTAGACTGCTGATATTTGCTATGAGGCAAAAAGCCCTCCTCCCATCCAGACGAAGGCATTATGTAAATGTGTCGAATcacttttaatgttttgctCCAGCACATGTTATTATCTCATATCGCTTTATTTGATCAAGCTGAATTTACTTGCAAGGGAATCGTTCTGTGTTGAACTTACATTTAGCTGTGTAGCATTGGTCTTTATTcatgcttttactttttttttcttttcttttatctctctgCCCCATTTTGTCAAATTCTGAAATGTACCTGCGAGGAAATGTGCAATAGATAAAAAATGCATTAACGAGAGGAAAAATATCATAGGTCTACAAAAACGTGAACAATGTTGTTTTACATCTGTTGGGAGTAGATATTCCTGGTCAAACTGCCAGTCATGAGCTTTTACCATCATTTCAAGTCATATTTAGGTCTGTTGAGAAGAGCAGATGTGCAAGGCTCTAAAAGCATCAGAAAACTCATTGGACCAAAGCAGCTGTATGTGACACCTCATTATCTCCTGACGTGATAGACTTTTATAAGAACCAACATGAGaatctctgctcctcctgcctcGGATCAGCAGTGGACAGTGATTTGTGAATGGCATGGCAGAAACCCACTGACCCATTCTGTATTGACATTACAGCCATCTGGGGTCTTCTTCACAGATGGAGAGTCATGGGCTCATCATCAGGGGCCTCAGTGGGCCTGCTCTGAGCTGTCACGTTTGTGcctgtttcttgtttttgtgttgttgttttcctcttcttcttctcttttgttttgttttgttttctctctggagTGTGCCCTCTCTCCACCTACACGGATGCCTCTCTTGACATTTACCCCTCCATTGTCAAACCAAGTCAGACTTTCAATCACCTCGGCGAAGGTGACATTTGGAACTGACTGGAGAGTTTCAGTGGTAAACAAGAGACCGGGAGATGAACGCTCCTTCAGGCCATTTCAGTTCAATCCATCAACTTCCAGGATGAACACCAAAAATAGAAAAacctttatttttcctttcGCTGAGCCCCAGCAGGCCTTATTGGTGTGCAACAGGTGAATATGTCAGTGTGCTaaagaatatgtgtgtgtacaggccAATACACCTGTAGTTTCTGTCTTGTCATGGGGCTTGTATCGATAGATCCTTTTGTCTGGATAGTTTGTATTTAAACTCCACCTTAAAAGAATAGTAcagtattttgggaaatacctttatttgttttcttgttgagagttaaatggtgaaatgtttgaaaatatttatgttttttaatgagcaAGATTAAGATGTAATGTAAGAAGCAGAGTGGTAAATTGAACAAATCGTGTTTTACACAAAGCACTGGCAGGTAGCCTAACATAGTATTaagactgaaagcagggggaaactgctagcctggtGCTGTGAAAGTTTAGAATCTGCCTAGCAAcacatctctaaagctcactaatcaACAACAAGCAGTGGTTTTACAGGAACCTGAGGGCAGAACGCCAAGAGGTCACTGAAACTGGTAAAGAATTAGTCCCGCACATAACTCTCTGAAAAACCATAaacttgttatttttacatAGTTTTTGTAGagatttaacaaacacaatgtaATGTATAAATTAGTGACCTTCAGAGATGCTTATAGGCAGATTTTCTTTACCTCCACAGAGCCAACCTAGCTATTTCCCCCTATTttcagtcttcatgctaagctaactgtttcctgtctatagcttcatatttagcatacagacgTGAGTGTGGTATCAATGTTCTCATGTAACTCTCAGCAACAAAACGAAGAAGCATATGTCccaaaataatatattatttataataatatatttgcTATTTCAGTCATGGCTCACCAGTTCAGCCTGTCTTTACTACACTGCTCTTAAACCTGCGTGCATCCACACGGCACAGTGGAAATGGAATTGGCAGAGGTAATATTTTTGCACATGCCAATACCCATGATGATGAGGAATCATTCATGCCAGAGGAAATATATGAGTTTCCCAACATATTCCCAGAGGTCAGTCGGGTGAAACAGTTACGGTGAAACTGTTACGCCGGCACCGTGTTCATGTTATTCCTCgctctctttttattttaacaaatgGATGGCACATCTCAGGTGTAAAGCACCTTAAGCTTTGTACTCCCAGACACTAGCTGCTGCCATAGCATATTCCTCCCGGCAACTCTTTCTCTCCGTCCCTCagttctctttctttctgctctcGCCACATATATaaatctctctccttcctctacACAGCCTCGGCAGTCTATTCGTGGTGAAATGATTGAGGTATCTAGGAGGGTTTGGGGCGGGGGAGTGTTTGCatacgtgtgtgtttttgcatgatGAGATGGATTGTTTGCAGGTGCGCTCAGTAGAAGAGAAGTTAGAGGTCATGGAGGAGAATTTGCAAGAGCAGGACGCAGGGAGACACAAGATGGATCAGATAGTGAATGCTAGGAGGCGAGGTGAGAGGAGTTCTGCTTTGATAGGAGGGAGATGAAAGACTGGTGGGCACTACCTCCattctgaaaactgaaaaataattcCTTCCAACAGGCAGCTCATTTTTTATCAAACTCCTTTACTGACCTTTCTAAAATCCCAAGACCTAATGAGTTCTTTGCTTCTAAACCTGAGCTGTGAAATCTAATTTCTCCAAACAATGTTGTAATTGCAGCTCTTGGAGTTTTTGAAGCTGCTTTGCAAGAAACTGCCAGtcagaaagagacaaatgagTTCACACTACAGCAGCTCCTCTCAGCCTCAATCTCCGTCCGTAGAAAAACTTTAGAGCTGATCCTACGTTTGGTTTTAGCTTTTTATACTGTCAGTGTCTTCAGATCTTATGTAGCCCTGAGGGTGCAAGAGTTGAGCTGGGTGTTGGAAAAAGTTTTTTGGAACAAGAGAAAAAATGGCTTCAAATGGTGGATTCCTTGTGGCTTTTTTCTGCCttcttcctttgtgtttttgttgcgAAAATAATTGAATGTTGCAAAAGTGCAACACAGGATTCAAGTTTATTCTCATCTAATGAAATGCTTTAATTCATAatggaaagaaataaaataacaggcTTCAAAAGTCAACAGCACCCAGCTCTGGAATGAAATGATTGCTGAGTTAATAATGGCAGTTATTTGATAGAAGGAGGGGTAGGTTTGAAAGGAAAGTTTTAGTAAGTGTGTGGGAGCAGGTGGGAGGTATTTAGGGGAATGATTTTGTAggttttttaattaatatctAGTTTTTGTTTGAGtgcaagagaagaaagaaaagaactAGCAAGGCTGCAGGGCTTTTTCTCAAGCAgctggggtaaaaaaaaaaaaaaacaggcctgTGAATAAGGGAACGCTGATTATTTATGTCATTCTGAAAACTTCCTCACAGAATCACAGTTGTTTGACGCGCCAGCGGGCATCAGCAGGAGCTGTCTCCGAGCTCCAGAGAAGAGGCTGTGTCGAGGAACGAGACATGCCGCTGTGTCTCTGTGgtacttttctttgtctctgtttgaaTCCCTGTTTCTAATTAGCACAACCGTGTGTCTTAATTAACCTTAGCCAGTCAGACGATATAACAGCTTCCTAATCAGGAAACACTGCGGCTGCTGCCATTCCACATAGGAGCCTCTGGTGCCAGTCGGAGCTCAGCCATATTTTTGAGGTGGAGGCGAACTGTCAGAAGTGACTGATGCTGAGTGGCAGCTGAGGTAGATTTCATGGAAAGGTGGAGCCTGTTTTTAGCTCAGATGTTGCATTTATAGAATAGAATTTGTCACCCCCCTGCTGTGGAAATCAGCATGCCAAAAAAAAACTTGGAAACCCAATGCCATCAAGCTCTTGATCTGTAAATTCTGACAAAAAGAGTCCATAACCAGCATGTCAACCACACTTAACAAACACAGTAACAACTACAGGCCTGGGGTTGGACCAAAGGAGGtgctattcttttattttaactcTTGCAAACTCCTTGTTTTCAAAAGATATGCCATGATGAGGCTTTATACAACTGTAAATGTCAATGAATCATCCAATGGTGAGTCATCCGGCCACCAAATCACACACGGTGACGAGGCCACACACGAATCTGTTCAAAGCAGCATCATACTATACACCAGTGCACtagcacaaaataaaatgaaagcaaataCAGTCCAAATTCCTTTCTGATTGGAGACATTATGGACACATGCATTCCTTTTGAAAACAGAGCATTTTCTTATCTAGTTTCATTTTGACAAGTCTTGTTCCTTTTTTTGTATCTTGTACATGTTTACATTGTATCTCGCATTGCCCAAAAGAGAAACAATATTAAATGTATTACCTATGTTGTTTTATCCTGGcttcttttcatttgtctcttACATCCAGTCACAAGTGCTACTGCAGATAAAGAGCAACAAACCCCCCTTCCTGCTCATGATACATCTAGATAGTGTGTGACAGTAATGTTACAGATTGAGACATTTATCTTTATTCGCCTTATTGTGTGGGCACAGATTAAGTGAGTTTAGATGTGGAGGAGCAGAACAACGCAGCTGGTTATATATAGCAAGGTATGAGTTATGGGAGAAAAGTGTGAGGAGGTTGAGAGCGATGAATGAAGACGAACGAGCTCTCGGAGCCCCAGTTCCCCACTAAAGAGGAGAGACAAGAATTTTAGCTCTCCTGTATCCAAACGTGTGTGGAGAGATTTATCACTTGTGTCTGAAGTTATATGAAATATATGCTTACACCTCTGTACCAAAAGAAGCACCACAAATCTTCACCTCTAAAAGGAAAATATGGCTTTTCAGGAGGTTTCAGCAGGTCAGGCCATCAGTCATGCTTTTCTGGGACAGTAATCTGAAATATGGAAATAAGAAATACCAC from Lates calcarifer isolate ASB-BC8 linkage group LG5, TLL_Latcal_v3, whole genome shotgun sequence includes these protein-coding regions:
- the sh3pxd2aa gene encoding SH3 and PX domain-containing protein 2A isoform X3 yields the protein MQSLCRVKMQFRTVLDVKVVDVEKRRNPSKHYVYLINVTYSDNTSHIIYRRYSKFFDLQMQILDKFPIEGGQKDPKKRIIPFLPGKILFRRSHVRDVAMKRLRFIDDYCRALVRLPPQISQSEEVLRFFETKAEDINPPVEDYGSKRKSGIDSSEPMVLEQYVAVANYERQENSEISLKAGETVDVIEKSESGWWFVSTAEEQGWVPATYLDSQNGTRDDLDLGTSRTGEVTKRRKAHLKRLDRRWTLGGIVNRQQSREEKYVTIQPYTSQGKDEVSFEKGVTVEVIQKNLEGWWFIRYLGKEGWAPASYLKKVKEDFSPRKKTLTGPVEIIGNIMEISNLLQKKSVSEKDIQTDGEGSTTPERHISKSEISLPMPYSSEINAETGRRLSAGRDTNSPCLGIAASAALNENKGRGEPGSPAVARVAPHRVEIGFDAVGSPNLRQKPPPRRDTNLGFQLPKPPEPPAVEAEYYTIADFQSSISDGISFRGGQKADVIEKNPGGWWYVQIGEMEGWAPCSYIDKRKKPNLSRRTSTLTRPKVPPPAPPVKKQDSEEALPPPNSASKVSEPPSRPVYEEPEYDIPAIGCEGESDTDSLKDERSLDVKISSMVSDKYRSSPPSCKASPPVGKASPVFTHRRASFRSVEEVAKEECIYENDGFRSSSGIEGTSAKGSSEPSSPRSYHSSTVPRKPSGSSPLAGRPMKTMTPEMNRRSQTLGRHIDISLRSQDNSPLSSSDELSRGPKKGPAFTRDVEQRIGQSPSTRPKPSVRPKPLLTKSEPQSPERMDISSLRRQLRPTSQFRHGIKSSRGDDSETASVISSEDSMCSRSTSDLSSVYSKGSRGDSDMEGPSLYRSLDAYKKVQDSEVSFPAGVEVEVLEKQGSGWWYIRWGSEEGWAPSYYLEPVRQVGEAGGLDSDGHGSSGSKSNSLEKNEKHVLALNNINIQGLTQQHQGLRRNTPPIPSKPPGGFSKPSGIVNGGVRMRNGVRQVAVRPQSVFVTTTQPAKDGHYMTGSLRRNDSLGRSDHYGSGSATLGVRRNASFSTVRPHVVVESQTRPAERSSLGSSGSTFSTSNVQDALSRANQRNGIPVSTVRPKPIEKSQVIHNNLGRDVYVSIADYRGDEETMGFTEGTCLEVLERNPNGWWYCQVQDSLLPRKGWVPSNYLERKK
- the sh3pxd2aa gene encoding SH3 and PX domain-containing protein 2A isoform X4, with the protein product MQSLCRVKMQFRTVLDVKVVDVEKRRNPSKHYVYLINVTYSDNTSHIIYRRYSKFFDLQMQILDKFPIEGGQKDPKKRIIPFLPGKILFRRSHVRDVAMKRLRFIDDYCRALVRLPPQISQSEEVLRFFETKAEDINPPVEDYGSKRKSGIDSSEPMVLEQYVAVANYERQENSEISLKAGETVDVIEKSESGWWFVSTAEEQGWVPATYLDSQNGTRDDLDLGTSRTGEVTKRRKAHLKRLDRRWTLGGIVNRQQSREEKYVTIQPYTSQGKDEVSFEKGVTVEVIQKNLEGWWFIRYLGKEGWAPASYLKKVKEDFSPRKKTLTGPVEIIGNIMEISNLLQKKSVSEKDIQTDGEGSTTPERHISKSEISLPMPYSSEINAETGRRLSAGRDTNSPCLGIAASAALNENKGRGEPGSPAVARVAPHRVEIGSPNLRQKPPPRRDTNLGFQLPKPPEPPAVEAEYYTIADFQSSISDGISFRGGQKADVIEKNPGGWWYVQIGEMEGWAPCSYIDKRKKPNLSRRTSTLTRPKVPPPAPPVKKQDSEEALPPPNSASKVSEPPSRPVYEEPEYDIPAIGCEGESDTDSLKDERSLDVKISSMVSDKYRSSPPSCKASPPVGKASPVFTHRRASFRSVEEVAKEECIYENDGFRSSSGIEGTSAKGSSEPSSPRSYHSSTVPRKPSGSSPLAGRPMKTMTPEMNRRSQTLGRHIDISLRSQDNSPLSSSDELSRGPKKGPAFTRDVEQRIGQSPSTRPKPSVRPKPLLTKSEPQSPERMDISSLRRQLRPTSQFRHGIKSSRGDDSETASVISSEDSMCSRSTSDLSSVYSKGSRGDSDMEGPSLYRSLDAYKKVQDSEVSFPAGVEVEVLEKQGSGWWYIRWGSEEGWAPSYYLEPVRQVGEAGGLDSDGHGSSGSKSNSLEKNEKHVLALNNINIQGLTQQHQGLRRNTPPIPSKPPGGFSKPSGIVNGGVRMRNGVRQVAVRPQSVFVTTTQPAKDGHYMTGSLRRNDSLGRSDHYGSGSATLGVRRNASFSTVRPHVVVESQTRPAERSSLGSSGSTFSTSNVQDALSRANQRNGIPVSTVRPKPIEKSQVIHNNLGRDVYVSIADYRGDEETMGFTEGTCLEVLERNPNGWWYCQVQDSLLPRKGWVPSNYLERKK